The Apium graveolens cultivar Ventura chromosome 11, ASM990537v1, whole genome shotgun sequence genome has a window encoding:
- the LOC141697256 gene encoding homeobox-leucine zipper protein ATHB-12-like: MLEQGEYSSYTAAMAEAECYSTLDTLSRKKSNSKRRFTDDQIKLLETMFEYDTKLEPRKKLQVANQLGLQPRQIAIWFQNKRARYKSKQLEKDYSILKAKYHNLASQFDIMKKEKQSLVTQLQRLHDIMEISGEEGQEPYIYVSDSKSDGDQKNRNNGYEMKPTSSLGESEHGLGVLSDDYSIIEAEYFKLDEEEPDLPGMLEVDPGEGSLTSTENWENLESSVILDQPSSDSQWWNFWL, from the exons ATGTTGGAACAAGGTGAATATTCTTCTTACACCGCAGCGATGGCAGAGGCCGAGTGTTACAGCACCTTGGATACACTGTCAAGAAAGAAGAGTAACAGCAAAAGGAGGTTCACTGATGATCAGATTAAATTATTAGAAACCATGTTTGAGTATGACACTAAGCTTGAGCCAAGAAAAAAGTTGCAGGTGGCAAACCAACTTGGATTACAACCACGACAGATTGCTATCTGGTTTCAAAATAAGAGAGCTCGATACAAGTCAAAGCAGCTCGAGAAAGACTACAGCATATTAAAGGCCAAATACCACAATCTTGCTTCCCAGTTTGACATCATGAAGAAAGAGAAGCAATCTTTAGTCACACAG TTGCAGAGGCTACATGACATAATGGAAATATCAGGGGAGGAAGGACAAGAGCCGTATATATATGTTAGTGATTCCAAATCAGATGGCGAtcaaaaaaatagaaataatGGGTACGAGATGAAGCCTACCTCGTCACTGGGTGAATCAGAACATGGGCTTGGTGTCCTTTCAGATGattatagtatcattgaggctGAATATTTTAAGTTGGATGAGGAGGAACCTGACCTTCCGGGCATGTTAGAAGTGGATCCTGGCGAAGGTTCCTTGACATCAACTGAAAATTGGGAAAATCTTGAATCCAGTGTTATCTTGGATCAGCCCAGCAGTGACTCTCAATGGTGGAATTTCTGGTTATGA
- the LOC141697255 gene encoding uncharacterized protein LOC141697255, producing MYSPSYYHVDYVSYADGPINDYNSDDNQPVGYNWYQSNHSSDTMEMNFGAPTPCYCSIEYPVLSQQVGNPLSYPAHEYEPPPISPSLNIYATTNFTPQLYDENFTSKVFEESHNLSPCVSYAFEPEPPTYPNITIDYIPQLPVVSSQRVHIFVDKKMSDEVLSSASNDGRNSNGLIGIENSFNKLASNFDDSFVMGNLLIHQNSSSITEYVEDFMRIKSRAEFIFECEFADIVLAYCFVVGLKEEIREALELWSPGTLQEAIYLAKFQESLIKEILLVEAMQIKSVEEQTELELQKRIIKDINVISNLEVEQTVTISINLDKRSSCTRDNDLQKQIKENVSVIPSLKVMQNTDKKVTIANNLDMRYGNACSIRNFDPGGCTILASILSIEEGFLGLELKVHAMSSFISQEKAFCGHHKVMEVDIKEEFSEGTRLDRIYAIEHKALARVIMLETITTHFFDELQQLIVPRVSLKAIKVVKEECLSFRRLGSGGNH from the coding sequence ATGTATTCTCCAAGTTATTATCATGTTGATTACGTTTCTTATGCTGATGGACCCATTAATGATTACAATTCGGATGATAATCAACCAGTTggttacaattggtatcagagcaatcaTTCATCGGACACTATGGAGATGAATTTTGGGGCTCCTACACCATGTTATTGCAGTATTGAATATCCTGTACTCTCGCAACAAGTCGGTAATCCTCTGTCTTATCCTGCGCATGAGTATGAACCACCCCCTATATCACCATCTCTTAATATCTACGCGACTACTAATTTTACACCTCAATTGTATGATGAAAATTTTACATCCAAGGTGTTTGAGGAAAGTCATAATCTATCTCCATGTGTTTCTTATGCTTTTGAACCTGAACCACCTACTTATCCGAACATTACAATAGATTATATACCTCAACTCCCTGTTGTTAGTTCTCAGAGAGTACATATTTTTGTTGATAAAAAAATGAGTGATGAGGTTTTGAGTAGCGCTAGTAATGATGGTAGAAATTCAAATGGTTTGATTGGGATTGAAAATAGTTTCAACAAATTGGCTAGTAATTTTGATGATTCATTTGTGATGGGTAATTTGTTAATACATCAAAATTCTAGTTCTATCACAGAGTATGTGGAGGATTTTATGCGCATTAAATCTCGGGCTGAATTTATCTTTGAGTGCGAATTTGCGGATATTGTTCTTGCTTATTGCTTTGTTGTTGGATTGAAAGAAGAAATCCGGGAGGCCTTGGAATTGTGGTCACCTGGAACCCTACAAGAGGCAATCTATTTGGCTAAATTTCAAGAATCATTGATTAAGGAGATACTTTTGGTTGAAGCTATGCAAATAAAATCTGTTGAGGAGCAAACAGAGTTGGAATTACAGAAGCGAATAATAAAGGACATCAATGTTATTTCTAATCTGGAGGTGGAGCAGACAGTTACAATTTCAATTAATTTGGATAAGAGGTCTAGTTGTACTCGTGATAATGATTTACAGAAGCAAATAAAAGAGAATGTTAGTGTTATTCCTAGCCTTAAGGTGATGCAGAATACCGACAAAAAGGTTACCATTGCAAATAATTTGGATATGAGGTATGGAAATGCTTGTAGTATACGTAACTTTGATCCAGGCGGATGCACAATTCTTGCATCTATTTTGAGTATTGAAGAGGGCTTTCTAGGGTTGGAATTAAAAGTCCATGCTATGTCAAGTTTCATTTCTCAAGAAAAAGCATTTTGTGGCCACCACAAAGTAATGGAGGTTGACATCAAGGAGGAGTTCAGTGAAGGGACACGTCTTGACAGGATTTATGCCATCGAACATAAAGCTTTAGCACGTGTCATTATGCTGGAGACTATTACAACACATTTCTTCGACGAACTACAACAACTTATAGTCCCTCGCGTGTCTTTAAAGGCAATCAAAGTAGTTAAAGAAGAGTGTTTATCATTCAGAAGACTTGGTTCCGGAGGGAACCACTAG